From Rubrivirga sp. SAORIC476, a single genomic window includes:
- the murQ gene encoding N-acetylmuramic acid 6-phosphate etherase, giving the protein MPDRPALFDELQTLTTETRNPRTLTIDTAPLPEVVQMLHEEDQRAVDAVTPELPYVVQAVEIIEHAFRNGGRLFYAGAGTSGRLGVLDAAECPPTFGTPPEQVQGLIAGGQAAMFVAQEGAEDHESNGAEDIDAAGVTERDVVCGIAASRRTPYVVGAVARARELGAKTLFVTCNPRSRFDLDVDVAICADVGPEPIMGSTRMKSGTATKLILNMLSTATMVRLGKVYENMMVDLQMTNLKLVERSKKIVMTATGVDYDTAAEVLDAADGHVKTALVMVLADVDAEAARARIEEADGFVRHAIAGTRPGAASG; this is encoded by the coding sequence ATGCCTGACCGCCCTGCCCTCTTCGACGAACTCCAGACCCTGACGACGGAGACGCGAAACCCACGAACCCTGACCATCGACACGGCGCCGCTGCCAGAGGTCGTCCAGATGCTGCACGAGGAGGACCAGCGCGCCGTAGACGCGGTGACGCCGGAGCTCCCCTACGTCGTGCAGGCCGTCGAGATCATCGAGCACGCGTTCCGAAACGGAGGCCGGTTGTTCTACGCCGGAGCCGGAACGAGCGGCCGCCTCGGTGTGCTGGATGCCGCGGAGTGCCCGCCGACCTTCGGCACGCCGCCGGAACAGGTCCAGGGACTGATCGCCGGTGGACAGGCCGCGATGTTCGTCGCACAGGAAGGCGCCGAGGACCACGAGTCAAACGGCGCGGAGGACATCGACGCCGCGGGCGTCACCGAGCGCGACGTGGTCTGTGGCATCGCCGCGAGCCGCCGGACGCCTTACGTGGTCGGTGCGGTGGCGCGGGCCCGGGAGCTTGGAGCCAAGACGCTGTTCGTGACCTGCAACCCCCGCAGCCGCTTCGACCTCGACGTGGACGTGGCCATCTGCGCCGACGTCGGACCGGAACCGATCATGGGATCGACGCGCATGAAGAGTGGCACAGCGACCAAGCTCATCCTCAACATGCTCTCGACCGCCACCATGGTCCGCCTCGGGAAGGTGTACGAGAACATGATGGTCGACCTCCAGATGACCAATCTCAAGCTGGTCGAGCGGTCGAAGAAAATCGTCATGACGGCCACGGGCGTCGACTACGACACCGCGGCCGAGGTGCTCGACGCAGCCGACGGGCACGTCAAGACCGCTCTCGTCATGGTCCTGGCCGACGTGGACGCCGAGGCGGCCCGGGCTCGGATCGAGGAGGCCGACGGCTTCGTCCGACACGCTATCGCAGGCACCAGGCCAGGGGCGGCGTCGGGGTGA
- a CDS encoding CHAT domain-containing protein — protein MDRLQVLKNQYGETAPICLGRLQEHTAFLYVMDERYAEMEAWIARYLEGAGSHTSIRSKIMLHNHRGYALRQLGRSLEGAQATFRAASFADQAEAVHGARALITAGYIARYLGEEGPATEYFESALRLIADSLESDPALLDQQGSALTSLSILTDQQIQRAGSDAERDSLIDLLDRRTSAALAVLSSDGQPAGHRAHVANLSALVAAWRGDMDLARARMRSSRRLAERAGILMPLALWNTYITEGRIAELSGDLQGARAAFERARQEAIRTEETPNEADALEYLGRLDERQGDWEAAALAYQAAIDRREIVRDRLGLGDWSASAFALMQTPYRGLARVRLAQGDAVGAFQVLDRTRARYLQDLRRHHSIRVSLKDESRQAVDSVASLLSAARLDVLSAESAAERAALQEEVSVLQQRIAHLTSTDASPAANEAVDIAALQRILADEDRTLISYMIGADEGVAFIVRADTLVAVPLPATTRRVREHLRAIGSPWNGRAPDLAFSLPPLHALYRDLVEPIRMWVSTSQVTIIPDEVLTTAPFAIFLTAPGEDYENAPYLLRDWAITTDLAAALVTSPADKEDREIDILAMGRSVFGSERSTWNDPGLADLPNVHEEVRRVGSHGQTRVLRDEQATEVQFQRDAGQARIIHLASHAQARPELPLYSRIVLHEGEGEDGILHLYEILNTPLQADLVVLSGCSTADGGRQDGEGLVGLQYGMRAAGSDATVATLWPVADRATASLMESFYEGLESGLGKDEALQQAQLTYLEDHEGLAASPFYWAAPVLSGNPSPVPLRSRIPWTWLALGAVGVAGGLAWRFRPHPANA, from the coding sequence ATGGACCGCCTCCAGGTGCTGAAGAACCAGTACGGCGAAACGGCTCCGATCTGCCTGGGCAGATTGCAGGAGCACACTGCGTTCCTGTACGTCATGGACGAGCGCTACGCCGAGATGGAGGCATGGATCGCCCGGTACCTGGAGGGGGCGGGCTCCCACACGAGCATCCGATCCAAGATCATGTTGCACAATCATCGGGGGTACGCGCTCCGGCAACTCGGAAGGAGTCTGGAAGGGGCACAGGCGACGTTCCGAGCGGCCAGTTTCGCCGACCAGGCCGAGGCCGTCCACGGCGCCCGCGCGCTGATCACTGCTGGCTACATCGCGCGGTATCTCGGCGAGGAGGGCCCTGCGACCGAGTACTTCGAGTCGGCGCTCCGCCTCATCGCGGACAGTCTGGAGAGCGACCCCGCCTTGTTAGACCAGCAAGGGTCAGCACTGACCAGCCTGTCCATCTTGACCGATCAGCAGATCCAGCGCGCGGGCTCCGATGCCGAGCGCGACTCCCTGATCGACCTGCTGGACCGGCGGACCTCCGCCGCACTGGCGGTGCTGTCTTCGGACGGCCAGCCTGCTGGTCACCGGGCGCACGTCGCCAACCTGAGTGCACTCGTGGCAGCCTGGCGTGGCGACATGGACCTGGCACGAGCCCGCATGCGGTCGTCCCGAAGGCTCGCCGAACGAGCAGGCATCCTGATGCCGCTGGCCCTGTGGAACACCTACATCACCGAGGGGCGGATCGCAGAACTCTCGGGCGATCTGCAGGGCGCCCGCGCGGCGTTCGAACGCGCCCGCCAGGAAGCGATCCGCACAGAGGAGACGCCGAACGAGGCCGATGCCCTGGAATACCTCGGCCGCCTCGACGAGCGGCAGGGCGACTGGGAGGCCGCCGCACTGGCGTACCAGGCAGCCATCGACCGCCGGGAAATCGTGCGCGACCGCCTCGGCCTCGGCGACTGGAGCGCCTCGGCATTCGCTCTGATGCAGACGCCGTACCGCGGTCTCGCTCGGGTGCGGCTTGCCCAGGGTGACGCCGTCGGCGCCTTCCAGGTGCTGGACCGCACCCGAGCGAGATACCTGCAGGATCTCCGGCGCCACCACAGCATCCGCGTTTCGCTCAAGGACGAGTCACGACAGGCCGTCGACAGCGTCGCCAGCTTGCTATCGGCAGCGCGCCTCGACGTGCTCAGCGCCGAGTCCGCTGCCGAGCGAGCGGCTCTGCAGGAGGAGGTGTCCGTGCTCCAGCAACGCATCGCACACCTCACGTCGACCGATGCGTCCCCGGCGGCGAACGAGGCAGTGGACATCGCAGCGCTGCAGCGCATCCTCGCCGATGAGGACCGCACACTGATCTCCTACATGATCGGCGCCGACGAAGGCGTCGCGTTCATCGTTCGGGCAGACACCCTCGTCGCTGTCCCGCTCCCTGCGACGACCCGGCGCGTGCGAGAGCACTTGCGGGCCATCGGGTCTCCCTGGAACGGACGCGCCCCGGACCTGGCGTTCTCCCTCCCCCCCCTCCACGCCCTCTACCGGGATCTGGTGGAGCCCATCCGCATGTGGGTGTCCACGTCGCAGGTCACGATCATCCCGGACGAAGTCCTCACGACCGCCCCGTTTGCCATCTTCCTGACCGCTCCCGGGGAGGACTATGAAAACGCTCCTTACCTGCTGCGTGACTGGGCGATCACGACAGATCTGGCCGCTGCGCTCGTGACATCACCGGCCGACAAGGAGGATCGTGAGATCGACATCCTGGCGATGGGCAGAAGCGTGTTCGGCTCAGAGCGTTCCACGTGGAACGACCCCGGGCTCGCTGACCTTCCCAACGTCCACGAAGAGGTCCGCCGAGTAGGGAGCCACGGACAGACGCGTGTACTGCGAGATGAGCAGGCGACCGAGGTGCAGTTCCAACGGGACGCGGGCCAAGCGCGGATCATCCACCTCGCGTCTCACGCTCAGGCCCGACCAGAACTCCCGCTCTACTCTCGGATCGTGCTCCACGAGGGAGAAGGAGAAGATGGCATCCTCCACCTCTACGAAATCCTGAACACACCACTCCAGGCCGATCTGGTGGTGCTCAGTGGATGCTCGACGGCCGATGGAGGCAGGCAGGATGGTGAGGGACTGGTTGGCCTCCAGTATGGCATGCGCGCAGCAGGATCCGATGCGACGGTCGCGACACTCTGGCCCGTCGCCGACCGAGCGACCGCGAGCCTCATGGAGTCCTTCTACGAGGGACTGGAGTCTGGCCTCGGGAAAGACGAGGCGCTGCAGCAGGCACAACTCACCTACTTGGAGGATCACGAGGGACTGGCCGCCAGCCCGTTCTACTGGGCGGCTCCGGTGCTGTCGGGAAACCCATCGCCGGTCCCGCTCCGCTCGCGGATTCCATGGACATGGCTGGCACTGGGGGCCGTCGGAGTCGCAGGCGGGCTAGCTTGGCGCTTTCGACCGCACCCCGCCAATGCCTGA
- a CDS encoding DNA replication/repair protein RecF: MRLRRLSLSSFRAHTATMLDFAPRVNLLVGANGAGKTNVLEALGTLCLGKSFLGASDATLLQRGAPHFTVEGVFDGEDRPDVRLRLAFVPGEGKRAFANGAALDRLADLVGRVPVVILSPSDHELTAGGPVERRRLLDATLSQVFPVYLDDVLKYRRALKQKNALLQQVRRGRPQAPGTMDAWDEELATLGGRIVARRRSFLNRFAELLVDAYDLLGSPGGVPSLAYQPSSGSDDADDTDAMRRSLARTRRRSVDLGRTLVGPHLDEVAFQIDGFDLRPYASQGQHRTFALAVRVAQALYVRERTDEPPLLLLDDVFGPLDPDRSRVVLDLLVSGTLGQSFVTAARSEPFDGVVPFEADEHAAFHVERGVVAALHPLPTAPLS, encoded by the coding sequence GTGCGCCTTCGTCGTCTCTCGTTGTCCTCCTTCCGCGCGCACACCGCGACGATGCTCGACTTCGCGCCCCGCGTGAACCTTCTCGTCGGGGCGAATGGAGCGGGGAAGACGAACGTCCTGGAGGCGCTCGGCACTCTCTGTCTGGGGAAGAGCTTTCTCGGCGCCTCGGATGCGACCCTGTTACAGCGCGGTGCTCCTCACTTCACCGTCGAGGGTGTGTTCGATGGGGAAGATCGTCCCGATGTCCGGCTCCGCCTCGCGTTCGTTCCGGGGGAGGGGAAGCGAGCCTTTGCGAACGGTGCTGCTCTGGATCGCCTGGCGGATTTGGTCGGACGCGTTCCGGTCGTCATCCTGTCTCCCTCCGATCATGAGTTGACCGCGGGCGGGCCCGTCGAGCGTCGGCGCCTGCTGGACGCCACGTTGAGCCAGGTCTTCCCGGTCTACCTGGACGACGTACTCAAGTACCGACGGGCGCTCAAGCAGAAGAACGCGCTCCTGCAGCAGGTCCGCCGCGGCCGTCCCCAGGCTCCCGGGACCATGGACGCGTGGGATGAGGAACTGGCCACCCTCGGGGGGCGCATCGTTGCCCGCCGGCGCTCGTTCCTCAATCGGTTTGCGGAGTTGCTCGTGGACGCCTACGATCTCCTCGGCTCGCCCGGCGGCGTGCCCTCGTTGGCGTACCAACCGTCGAGCGGGTCTGATGATGCGGATGACACTGATGCGATGCGGCGCTCGCTCGCTCGCACTCGGCGACGCAGCGTCGATCTCGGCCGGACACTCGTGGGCCCCCACCTCGACGAAGTCGCGTTTCAGATCGACGGCTTCGACCTGCGGCCGTATGCGTCTCAAGGACAGCATCGGACCTTCGCCCTGGCCGTCCGGGTCGCCCAAGCACTCTACGTCCGGGAGCGCACCGACGAGCCGCCCCTTCTTCTGCTCGACGACGTGTTCGGGCCTCTCGATCCCGATCGGTCTCGCGTCGTTCTCGACCTTCTCGTATCGGGTACGCTCGGTCAGTCCTTCGTCACGGCTGCGCGGTCAGAACCCTTCGACGGTGTCGTGCCGTTCGAGGCCGACGAGCATGCTGCGTTTCACGTGGAACGTGGCGTCGTCGCAGCTTTGCATCCCCTTCCCACCGCTCCTCTCTCATGA
- a CDS encoding M48 family metalloprotease produces the protein MMNPLRLAFRPALSLVLVAMLSACGTTNVNYVTGEQQRGAYTWAQEVQLGTEADQQIQAQFGLYDDPSLTAYVERVAQDVLSTSAYNDPNTPQEIKNTPFYFRVLDSPVVNAFALPGGYVYVTRGLLAYLENEAQLAVVLGHEIGHVLGRHSSEQAARAQLSQFGLLGAAVLGGVVGGGRVAEGILNYGGTGLQLLQLSYGRDAEREADQAGVAYAEFADYDASEAARFFVSLQRLSQQSGQSVPSFLSTHPDPGERAQTIPQLAAQYDPQGTEVNAAPFLAQIQGIVLGEDPRQGFTEGNRFYHPELRFVLSYPNGWQTQNSPSAFLMGEPNGAAVIQLTLAQGTSASSAGRALAQQQGVQASSSGAVSVNGYPAYRVEGTAQQQSGAAGFSATFIEYGGQVYQILGLTAAGSFGQYASVFRSTAGSFDRLTDSRYLNRQPSRLEVTTVNSATTLQALLQGRTIPGGETTQSIAIMNQLDLTTRIPAGTTVKLPG, from the coding sequence ATGATGAACCCCTTACGTCTGGCCTTCCGGCCGGCCCTCTCTCTCGTGCTGGTCGCCATGCTGTCGGCGTGCGGCACCACGAACGTCAACTACGTCACCGGCGAGCAGCAGCGCGGTGCCTATACCTGGGCTCAAGAGGTCCAACTGGGTACCGAGGCGGATCAGCAGATCCAGGCTCAGTTCGGCCTCTACGATGATCCATCCTTGACGGCCTACGTCGAGCGCGTCGCGCAGGATGTGCTGAGCACGAGTGCCTACAATGATCCGAACACGCCTCAGGAGATCAAGAACACGCCGTTCTACTTCCGAGTGCTGGACTCCCCCGTGGTGAACGCGTTCGCGCTGCCTGGCGGATACGTGTACGTGACTCGGGGGCTCCTCGCTTACCTGGAGAATGAAGCTCAGTTGGCCGTGGTCCTCGGGCACGAGATCGGCCACGTGCTCGGCCGGCACTCCTCTGAGCAGGCTGCCCGAGCCCAGCTCAGTCAGTTCGGTCTTCTCGGGGCTGCTGTCCTGGGAGGCGTCGTCGGCGGCGGCCGGGTGGCCGAGGGCATTCTGAACTACGGTGGGACCGGCCTCCAGCTTCTCCAGCTTAGCTACGGCCGTGATGCCGAGCGGGAGGCCGATCAGGCGGGCGTCGCCTACGCTGAGTTTGCTGACTACGATGCGTCCGAGGCCGCCCGCTTCTTCGTCTCCCTCCAGCGGCTCAGCCAGCAGTCGGGGCAGAGCGTGCCCAGCTTCCTCTCCACCCACCCGGATCCGGGCGAGCGAGCCCAGACGATTCCGCAGCTCGCGGCTCAGTACGACCCGCAGGGGACCGAGGTGAACGCGGCTCCGTTCCTCGCTCAGATTCAGGGCATCGTGCTCGGTGAGGATCCCCGGCAGGGCTTCACCGAGGGCAACCGGTTCTACCACCCGGAGCTCCGCTTCGTGCTGTCCTACCCGAACGGATGGCAGACGCAGAACTCGCCGTCGGCTTTCTTGATGGGTGAGCCCAACGGAGCGGCTGTGATCCAGTTGACGCTCGCGCAGGGTACCTCCGCGTCCTCCGCAGGTCGCGCCCTCGCCCAGCAGCAGGGCGTCCAGGCCTCCTCTAGTGGTGCGGTCTCGGTGAACGGCTACCCGGCGTACCGAGTGGAGGGGACGGCTCAGCAGCAGAGCGGTGCCGCGGGCTTCTCAGCGACCTTCATCGAGTACGGCGGTCAGGTCTATCAGATTCTCGGCCTCACGGCCGCGGGCTCCTTCGGCCAGTACGCGAGCGTCTTCCGTTCGACGGCGGGGAGCTTCGACCGGCTCACCGACAGCCGCTACCTCAACCGGCAACCGTCGCGACTGGAAGTGACGACGGTTAACAGCGCGACGACCCTCCAGGCCTTGCTCCAGGGCCGGACGATTCCGGGCGGCGAGACGACGCAGTCCATCGCCATCATGAACCAGCTGGACCTCACGACCCGCATTCCGGCGGGCACGACGGTGAAGCTGCCCGGCTGA
- a CDS encoding MaoC family dehydratase has product MAHTYDSLSVGDSFSWSRQITMDDVRAFADVTGDDNPIHIDEAAGAASRFGKPVVHGVYLLGIASKVLGRDFPGPGSIAVSLSAKFLRPVPVGEEVTIEVKVAEKIERHGHVKVRMYAYCNGKMSLGGEAVVIPPPADEQD; this is encoded by the coding sequence ATGGCCCATACCTACGATTCCCTCTCCGTCGGCGACAGCTTCTCCTGGTCGCGTCAGATCACGATGGACGATGTCCGCGCGTTCGCCGATGTTACCGGAGACGACAACCCGATCCACATCGACGAGGCTGCGGGTGCGGCGAGCCGGTTCGGCAAGCCGGTCGTCCACGGGGTCTACCTGCTCGGGATCGCGTCGAAGGTGCTCGGCCGGGACTTCCCCGGTCCAGGCTCCATCGCCGTCTCGCTATCGGCCAAGTTCCTGCGCCCGGTGCCGGTCGGCGAGGAGGTAACCATAGAGGTGAAGGTGGCGGAGAAGATCGAGCGTCACGGTCACGTCAAGGTCCGGATGTACGCCTACTGCAACGGCAAGATGTCGCTCGGGGGTGAGGCTGTCGTCATCCCCCCTCCCGCCGACGAGCAGGACTGA
- a CDS encoding thiol-disulfide oxidoreductase DCC family protein, protein MLDDGPILLFDGVCTLCDRSVQFILDHDSAEAFRFASLQSNVGRRLLESHSLDPDRLDSVVLVNGADVYERSEAAWRIAARLDAPWRWAAVGRWIPRVIRDWLYDGVAENRYQWFGTREACRMPRPGERDRFLDADELASTGPAS, encoded by the coding sequence ATGCTCGACGACGGCCCGATCCTCCTCTTTGACGGCGTCTGCACCCTTTGCGATCGGTCCGTCCAGTTCATCCTCGACCACGACTCAGCAGAAGCCTTCCGGTTTGCGTCGCTTCAGTCCAACGTAGGAAGGCGGTTGCTGGAGTCCCACAGTCTCGATCCTGACCGACTCGACTCGGTCGTCCTGGTGAACGGTGCGGACGTGTACGAGCGGTCTGAGGCGGCGTGGCGTATCGCTGCGCGGTTGGACGCGCCCTGGCGATGGGCCGCTGTCGGACGCTGGATCCCCAGGGTCATCCGCGACTGGCTCTACGATGGCGTCGCGGAGAACCGCTACCAGTGGTTTGGGACCCGCGAGGCGTGTCGCATGCCTCGTCCGGGGGAACGGGACCGGTTCTTGGATGCGGATGAACTGGCATCCACCGGCCCTGCGTCGTAG
- the chrA gene encoding chromate efflux transporter, translating into MAELARLFFTLGVVGFGGPAAHIAMMEDEVVQKRQWMSPQSFLDLVGATNLIPGPNSTEMTMHVGFSRAGWLGLFVAGASFILPASGMTLALAWLYVRSAEIPDVAPVLAAIPAAVLAVILGALWRLGKKAIASVPTGLVALGITALLMLGVREIPALLGGGLVGGVVLYMVRRPTAPPSSLASVSAVPLLGVLFQGAAAAAPSLGTLGLFFLKVGAVLYGSGYVLVAYLEADVVGRFGWLTQTQLLDAIAIGQLTPGPVLTTSTAVGYLVQGVPGAVVATAAIFLPAFVFTGLLHPLVPKLREHPFTAALLDAVNAASVALMAVVTVRLALGALTTPAAWGIAVGAVVLVLWRGVNVVWLILAAAIIGWSLHAVGIPV; encoded by the coding sequence TTGGCTGAACTCGCCCGGCTCTTCTTCACACTGGGCGTCGTGGGCTTCGGTGGCCCTGCCGCACACATCGCGATGATGGAAGACGAGGTGGTCCAGAAGCGGCAGTGGATGTCCCCGCAGTCGTTTCTCGATCTCGTCGGTGCGACCAATCTGATTCCAGGGCCGAACTCGACAGAGATGACGATGCACGTCGGCTTCTCGCGGGCCGGGTGGCTCGGTCTCTTCGTGGCCGGCGCGTCCTTCATTCTGCCCGCTTCGGGGATGACGCTCGCGCTGGCGTGGCTCTATGTCCGCAGCGCTGAGATTCCAGATGTGGCGCCCGTGCTCGCTGCCATCCCGGCCGCCGTGCTGGCTGTGATTCTGGGTGCCCTCTGGCGCCTCGGCAAAAAAGCCATTGCTTCGGTGCCGACGGGGCTGGTAGCGCTCGGTATCACGGCTCTGCTCATGCTCGGCGTGCGCGAGATCCCGGCCCTCCTCGGGGGAGGACTGGTGGGTGGAGTGGTTCTCTACATGGTGCGTCGACCCACCGCGCCTCCATCCTCGTTGGCGTCCGTGAGTGCGGTCCCGCTCCTGGGCGTGCTCTTCCAGGGGGCGGCCGCTGCGGCACCCTCCCTCGGAACCCTCGGGCTCTTTTTCCTCAAGGTCGGCGCTGTCCTCTATGGAAGTGGCTACGTCCTCGTTGCCTACCTCGAGGCGGACGTGGTGGGCCGGTTCGGGTGGCTCACGCAGACCCAGTTGCTCGACGCCATCGCGATCGGGCAGCTCACGCCAGGCCCGGTACTCACCACCTCGACAGCCGTTGGCTACCTCGTCCAGGGTGTGCCCGGTGCTGTGGTGGCGACAGCCGCCATCTTCCTTCCGGCGTTTGTGTTTACGGGTCTCTTGCACCCGCTCGTCCCCAAGCTCCGCGAACACCCGTTCACGGCAGCCCTGCTCGATGCCGTCAATGCAGCATCGGTCGCTCTCATGGCCGTCGTCACAGTTCGGCTTGCTCTGGGTGCATTGACCACTCCCGCAGCATGGGGGATCGCGGTGGGTGCTGTGGTGCTCGTGCTCTGGCGAGGGGTAAACGTGGTGTGGTTGATTCTCGCCGCAGCGATCATCGGCTGGTCACTCCACGCTGTTGGGATTCCGGTCTGA
- a CDS encoding RND family transporter, whose product MVFDRLRFIPRWIVAHPLLVVALALALSVLGVWRAMDLRIDSNIITLLPPEYTSVQAITRLQENVGAETTVDVAIYSPSFEKNLAFAEALVPAAMAMTQPAGGDPYFTRVDFRRDVRFVSENALYFATFEELDRLERFLREQAQQVRSATDPLRMDLFGAAQDSARAQRQREGDQLRADLAQLALTEYFLSPDSTTLVVKFYPTGSQTDLAFVERLYADLDSTIARLDPQSYDPNMEVTAAGRLLRQTIEVRSITNDVRNSFGAGVLSVILAVVLYFLYKSIQAKTGGRLVWRVVGSELLRTPVTALLLTVPLLISLSWAGGVAGVAFGTLNLMTSTLGLVLFGLGIDYGIHFYARYAEERGLGRGVGAAVEETFVSTGQGIAVSALTTASALFVLQLADFRGFSEFGLIGGLGILFAVVSMLTVLPALLAIAERTGALDLQLRGEAVTVDTDPRFPFARTIVVVCLAVTVACVIAIPKVSFEYNFSNLEPEYDEYYRRAEALEPVFGQSERRNPAYLLLDTPQAVQEVTEAVKSLSEQDSLILAVESLQERFPTDSAGIAAKLIRLADIREVLNDPFLLADTTGQIDRLRRAASATEPIPLDSVPAFLTRPFTTRSGEIGNFVIVFPRGNMADGRRSIRFAELIGQVSTPEGGEYYAASTQLVAADMLRLMQEESPLMVGVTFLLVFLLVYVSFRSLKWTFVAVMPLMIGLSWMLGMMELFGVQLTFYNLVVLPTVLGIGNDGGVHLTHRYREEGRGSVRRVLRSTGEHVTMGALTNLVGFGGLLLSSHPGLRSIGVLAVVGIGGTLAATLVFYPALLQVLEDNHWLDRTRKRRRQYDLGDPEAIRRPSFKLRPTSERAQPTDRS is encoded by the coding sequence GTGGTATTCGACCGTCTCCGGTTCATTCCTCGCTGGATCGTGGCGCACCCGTTGCTGGTGGTCGCGCTCGCGCTCGCGCTGTCGGTGCTGGGGGTCTGGCGAGCGATGGATCTCCGGATCGACTCGAACATCATCACGCTCCTGCCGCCCGAGTACACGAGCGTTCAAGCGATCACCCGGCTGCAGGAGAACGTCGGTGCCGAGACGACGGTGGACGTCGCGATCTACAGCCCGTCGTTCGAGAAAAACCTCGCGTTCGCAGAAGCTCTGGTGCCCGCTGCGATGGCGATGACGCAGCCGGCAGGAGGGGATCCGTACTTCACGCGCGTCGACTTCCGCCGCGATGTTCGGTTCGTGTCCGAGAACGCGCTCTACTTCGCCACCTTCGAGGAGCTGGACCGTCTGGAGCGCTTCCTCAGGGAGCAGGCACAGCAGGTCCGGTCGGCGACAGATCCACTACGGATGGATCTTTTCGGAGCGGCACAGGACAGCGCGCGTGCGCAACGCCAGCGGGAGGGAGACCAACTCCGGGCCGACCTCGCGCAACTGGCGCTGACAGAGTACTTCCTCAGCCCTGACTCCACGACGCTCGTCGTCAAGTTCTACCCGACCGGATCTCAGACCGATCTCGCCTTCGTCGAGCGTCTGTACGCCGACCTCGACAGCACGATCGCGAGACTCGACCCGCAGTCGTACGATCCGAACATGGAGGTGACAGCGGCGGGGCGCCTGCTCCGTCAGACCATCGAGGTGCGCTCGATCACCAACGATGTGCGCAACTCCTTCGGCGCCGGTGTGCTGTCGGTGATCCTGGCAGTGGTGCTGTACTTCCTCTACAAGTCGATCCAGGCCAAGACCGGCGGGCGGTTGGTCTGGCGTGTCGTCGGGAGCGAGTTGTTGCGGACGCCGGTCACGGCGCTTCTCCTGACGGTTCCATTGCTCATCAGTCTGTCGTGGGCAGGCGGAGTCGCAGGGGTGGCGTTTGGGACGCTCAACTTGATGACCTCGACGCTCGGGCTCGTGCTCTTCGGGCTCGGGATCGACTATGGGATTCACTTCTACGCACGCTACGCAGAGGAGCGCGGCCTCGGGCGTGGCGTGGGCGCGGCTGTCGAGGAGACGTTCGTGAGCACCGGCCAGGGCATCGCTGTCTCGGCGCTCACGACCGCCAGCGCGCTCTTCGTGCTGCAGCTGGCCGACTTCCGCGGCTTCAGCGAGTTCGGGTTGATCGGTGGCCTCGGCATCCTCTTCGCCGTCGTCTCGATGCTCACCGTCCTGCCCGCGCTCCTGGCCATCGCGGAGCGCACCGGCGCACTCGATCTCCAGCTCCGCGGAGAGGCGGTCACGGTCGACACCGACCCACGCTTTCCATTCGCGCGAACCATCGTGGTGGTCTGCCTGGCGGTTACGGTCGCGTGCGTGATCGCCATCCCGAAGGTCTCGTTCGAGTACAACTTCTCGAATCTGGAGCCCGAGTACGACGAGTACTACCGACGCGCCGAGGCCCTGGAGCCGGTATTCGGTCAGAGCGAGCGGCGCAACCCTGCGTATCTCCTCCTCGACACTCCACAAGCAGTTCAGGAGGTCACCGAGGCTGTCAAGTCCCTCTCGGAGCAAGACTCGCTCATCCTCGCTGTCGAGAGCCTGCAGGAGCGCTTCCCAACCGACAGCGCTGGGATCGCTGCCAAGCTGATCCGCCTCGCCGACATTCGCGAGGTGCTCAACGACCCGTTCCTCCTGGCCGACACGACAGGTCAGATCGACCGCCTCCGGAGGGCGGCCTCGGCGACTGAGCCCATTCCTCTCGATAGCGTCCCGGCATTTCTGACTCGGCCGTTCACGACGCGAAGCGGGGAGATCGGCAACTTCGTGATCGTCTTCCCGCGTGGCAACATGGCGGATGGCCGACGCTCGATCCGGTTCGCCGAACTGATCGGCCAGGTCTCGACGCCAGAGGGCGGGGAGTACTACGCAGCATCCACCCAGCTCGTCGCAGCCGACATGCTCAGGCTGATGCAGGAGGAGAGCCCGCTCATGGTCGGTGTCACCTTCCTACTCGTCTTCCTCCTGGTCTACGTCTCGTTCCGCTCGTTGAAGTGGACGTTCGTGGCGGTCATGCCGCTCATGATCGGGCTGTCGTGGATGCTGGGGATGATGGAGCTCTTCGGGGTCCAGTTGACGTTCTACAACCTCGTCGTGCTTCCGACCGTGCTCGGGATCGGCAACGACGGTGGGGTCCACCTGACGCACCGCTACCGAGAAGAGGGAAGAGGCTCGGTTCGTCGCGTCCTCCGGTCGACTGGCGAGCACGTCACGATGGGCGCGCTCACCAACCTCGTCGGGTTCGGCGGACTGCTTCTGTCGTCTCACCCCGGCCTCCGGTCCATCGGAGTCCTGGCGGTCGTCGGCATCGGTGGGACGCTGGCTGCGACGCTCGTCTTCTACCCGGCTCTGCTCCAGGTTCTCGAAGACAACCACTGGCTCGACCGCACACGCAAGCGCCGTCGGCAGTACGACCTCGGCGACCCCGAGGCGATCCGGCGTCCTTCGTTCAAGCTCCGCCCGACCTCTGAGCGCGCGCAGCCGACCGACAGGAGCTAA